A stretch of Homo sapiens chromosome 12, GRCh38.p14 Primary Assembly DNA encodes these proteins:
- the EIF4B gene encoding eukaryotic translation initiation factor 4B isoform 3 (isoform 3 is encoded by transcript variant 3): MAASAKKKNKKGKTISLTDFLAEDGGTGGGSTYVSKPVSWADETDDLEGDVSTTWHSNDDDVYRAPPIDRSILPTAPRAAREPNIDRSRLPKSPPYTAFLGNLPYDVTEESIKEFFRGLNSLGNRRIRVDVADQAQDKDRDDRSFGRDRNRDSDKTDTDWRARPATDSFDDYPPRRGDDSFGDKYRDRYDSDRYRDGYRDGYRDGPRRDMDRYGGRDRYDDRGSRDYDRGYDSRIGSGRRAFGSGYRRDDDYRGGGDRYEDRYDRRDDRSWSSRDDYSRDDYRRDDRGPPQRPKLNLKPRSTPKEDDSSASTSQSTRAASIFGGAKPVDTAAREREVEERLQKEQEKLQRQLDEPKLERRPRERHPSWRSEETQERERSRTGSESSQTGTSTTSSRNARRRESEKSLENETLNKEEDCHSPTSKPPKPDQPLKVMPAPPPKENAWVKRSSNPPARSQSSDTEQQSPTSGGGKVAPAQPSEEGPGRKDENKVDGMNAPKGQTGNSSRGPGDGGNRDHWKESDRKDGKKDQDSRSAPEPKKPEENPASKFSSASKYAALSVDGEDENEGEDYAE; encoded by the exons ATGGCGGCCTCAG caaaaaagaagaataagaagggGAAGACTATCTCCCTAACAGACTTTCTGGCTGAGGATGGGGGTACTGGTGGAGGAAGCACCTATGTTTCCAAACCAGTCAGCTGGGCTGATGAAACGGATGACCTGGAAGGAGATG TTTCGACCACTTGGCACAGTAACGATGACGATGTGTATAGGGCGCCTCCAATTGACCGTTCCATCCTTCCCACTGCTCCACGGGCTGCTCGGGAACCCAATATCGACCGGAGCCGTCTTCCCAAATCGCCACCCTACACTGCTTTTCTAGGAAACCTACCCTATGATGTTACAGAAGAGTCAATTAAGGAATTCTTTCGAGGATTAAAT TCTCTAGGTAACAGGAGAATTCGAGTGGACGTTGCTGATCAAGCACAGGATAAAG ACAGGGATGATCGTTCTTTTGGCCGTGATAGAAATCGGGATTCTGACAAAACAGATACAGACTGGAGGGCTCGTCCTGCTACAGACAGCTTTGATGACTACCCACCTAGAAGAGGTGATGATAGCTTTGGAGACA AGTATCGAGATCGTTATGATTCAGACCGGTATCGGGATGGGTATCGGGATGGGTATCGGGATGGCCCACGCCGGGATATGGATCGATATGGTGGCCGGGATCGCTATGATGACCGAGGCAGCAGAGACTATGATAGAG GCTATGATTCCCGGATAGGCAGTGGCAGAAGAGCATTTGGCAGTGGGTATCGCAGGGATGATGACTACAGAGGAGGCGGGGACCGCTATGAAGACCGATATGACAGACGGGATGATCGGTCGTGGAGCTCCAGAGATGATTACTCTCGGGATGATTATAGGCGTGATGATAGAg GTCCCCCCCAAAGACCCAAACTGAATCTAAAGCCTCGGAGTACTCCTAAGGAAGATGATTCCTCTGCTAGTACCTCCCAGTCCACTCGAGCTGCTTCTATCTTTGGAGGGGCAAAGCCTGTTGACACAGCTGCTAGAGAAAGAGAAGTAGAAGAACGGCTACAGAAGGAACAAGAGAAGTTGCAGCGTCAGCTGGATGAGCCAAAACTAGAACGACGGCCTCGGGAGAG ACACCCAAGCTGGCGAAGTGAAGAAACTCAGGAACGGGAACGGTCGAGGACAGGAAGTGAGTCATCACAAACTGGGACCTCCACCACATCTAGCAGAA ATGCAcgaaggagagagagtgagaagtcTCTAGAAAATGAAACACTCAATAAGGAGGAAGATTGCCACTCTCCAACTTCTAAACCTCCCAAACCTGATCAGCCCCTAAAGGTAATGCCAGCCCCTCCACCAAAGGAGAATGCTTGGGTGAAGCGAAGTTCTAACCCTCCTGCTCGATCTCAGAGCTCAGACACAGAGCAGCAGTCCCCTACAAG TGGTGGGGGAAAAGTAGCTCCAGCTCAACCATCTGAGGAAGGACCAGGAAGGAAAG ATGAAAATAAAGTAGATGGGATGAATGCCCCAAAAGGCCAAACTGGGAACTCTAGCCGTGGTCCAGGCGACGGAGGGAACAGAGACCACTGGAAGGAGTCAGATAG GAAAGATGGCAAAAAGGATCAAGACTCCAGATCTGCACCTGAGCCAAAGAAACCTGAGGAAAATCCAGCTTCC AAGTTCAGTTCTGCAAGCAAGTATGCTGCTCTCTCTGTTGATGGTGAAGATGAAAATGAGGGAGAAGATTATGCCGAATAG
- the EIF4B gene encoding eukaryotic translation initiation factor 4B isoform 1 (isoform 1 is encoded by transcript variant 1) has translation MAASAKKKNKKGKTISLTDFLAEDGGTGGGSTYVSKPVSWADETDDLEGDVSTTWHSNDDDVYRAPPIDRSILPTAPRAAREPNIDRSRLPKSPPYTAFLGNLPYDVTEESIKEFFRGLNISAVRLPREPSNPERLKGFGYAEFEDLDSLLSALSLNEESLGNRRIRVDVADQAQDKDRDDRSFGRDRNRDSDKTDTDWRARPATDSFDDYPPRRGDDSFGDKYRDRYDSDRYRDGYRDGYRDGPRRDMDRYGGRDRYDDRGSRDYDRGYDSRIGSGRRAFGSGYRRDDDYRGGGDRYEDRYDRRDDRSWSSRDDYSRDDYRRDDRGPPQRPKLNLKPRSTPKEDDSSASTSQSTRAASIFGGAKPVDTAAREREVEERLQKEQEKLQRQLDEPKLERRPRERHPSWRSEETQERERSRTGSESSQTGTSTTSSRSKSDQDARRRESEKSLENETLNKEEDCHSPTSKPPKPDQPLKVMPAPPPKENAWVKRSSNPPARSQSSDTEQQSPTSGGGKVAPAQPSEEGPGRKDENKVDGMNAPKGQTGNSSRGPGDGGNRDHWKESDRKDGKKDQDSRSAPEPKKPEENPASKFSSASKYAALSVDGEDENEGEDYAE, from the exons ATGGCGGCCTCAG caaaaaagaagaataagaagggGAAGACTATCTCCCTAACAGACTTTCTGGCTGAGGATGGGGGTACTGGTGGAGGAAGCACCTATGTTTCCAAACCAGTCAGCTGGGCTGATGAAACGGATGACCTGGAAGGAGATG TTTCGACCACTTGGCACAGTAACGATGACGATGTGTATAGGGCGCCTCCAATTGACCGTTCCATCCTTCCCACTGCTCCACGGGCTGCTCGGGAACCCAATATCGACCGGAGCCGTCTTCCCAAATCGCCACCCTACACTGCTTTTCTAGGAAACCTACCCTATGATGTTACAGAAGAGTCAATTAAGGAATTCTTTCGAGGATTAAAT ATCAGTGCAGTGCGTTTACCACGTGAACCCAGCAATCCAGAGAGGTTGAAAGGTTTTGGTTATGCTGAATTTGAGGACCTGGATTCCCTGCTCAGTGCCCTGAGTCTCAATGAAGAG TCTCTAGGTAACAGGAGAATTCGAGTGGACGTTGCTGATCAAGCACAGGATAAAG ACAGGGATGATCGTTCTTTTGGCCGTGATAGAAATCGGGATTCTGACAAAACAGATACAGACTGGAGGGCTCGTCCTGCTACAGACAGCTTTGATGACTACCCACCTAGAAGAGGTGATGATAGCTTTGGAGACA AGTATCGAGATCGTTATGATTCAGACCGGTATCGGGATGGGTATCGGGATGGGTATCGGGATGGCCCACGCCGGGATATGGATCGATATGGTGGCCGGGATCGCTATGATGACCGAGGCAGCAGAGACTATGATAGAG GCTATGATTCCCGGATAGGCAGTGGCAGAAGAGCATTTGGCAGTGGGTATCGCAGGGATGATGACTACAGAGGAGGCGGGGACCGCTATGAAGACCGATATGACAGACGGGATGATCGGTCGTGGAGCTCCAGAGATGATTACTCTCGGGATGATTATAGGCGTGATGATAGAg GTCCCCCCCAAAGACCCAAACTGAATCTAAAGCCTCGGAGTACTCCTAAGGAAGATGATTCCTCTGCTAGTACCTCCCAGTCCACTCGAGCTGCTTCTATCTTTGGAGGGGCAAAGCCTGTTGACACAGCTGCTAGAGAAAGAGAAGTAGAAGAACGGCTACAGAAGGAACAAGAGAAGTTGCAGCGTCAGCTGGATGAGCCAAAACTAGAACGACGGCCTCGGGAGAG ACACCCAAGCTGGCGAAGTGAAGAAACTCAGGAACGGGAACGGTCGAGGACAGGAAGTGAGTCATCACAAACTGGGACCTCCACCACATCTAGCAGAAGTAAGTCAGACCAGG ATGCAcgaaggagagagagtgagaagtcTCTAGAAAATGAAACACTCAATAAGGAGGAAGATTGCCACTCTCCAACTTCTAAACCTCCCAAACCTGATCAGCCCCTAAAGGTAATGCCAGCCCCTCCACCAAAGGAGAATGCTTGGGTGAAGCGAAGTTCTAACCCTCCTGCTCGATCTCAGAGCTCAGACACAGAGCAGCAGTCCCCTACAAG TGGTGGGGGAAAAGTAGCTCCAGCTCAACCATCTGAGGAAGGACCAGGAAGGAAAG ATGAAAATAAAGTAGATGGGATGAATGCCCCAAAAGGCCAAACTGGGAACTCTAGCCGTGGTCCAGGCGACGGAGGGAACAGAGACCACTGGAAGGAGTCAGATAG GAAAGATGGCAAAAAGGATCAAGACTCCAGATCTGCACCTGAGCCAAAGAAACCTGAGGAAAATCCAGCTTCC AAGTTCAGTTCTGCAAGCAAGTATGCTGCTCTCTCTGTTGATGGTGAAGATGAAAATGAGGGAGAAGATTATGCCGAATAG
- the EIF4B gene encoding eukaryotic translation initiation factor 4B isoform 2 (isoform 2 is encoded by transcript variant 2) — protein MAASAKKKNKKGKTISLTDFLAEDGGTGGGSTYVSKPVSWADETDDLEGDVSTTWHSNDDDVYRAPPIDRSILPTAPRAAREPNIDRSRLPKSPPYTAFLGNLPYDVTEESIKEFFRGLNISAVRLPREPSNPERLKGFGYAEFEDLDSLLSALSLNEESLGNRRIRVDVADQAQDKDRDDRSFGRDRNRDSDKTDTDWRARPATDSFDDYPPRRGDDSFGDKYRDRYDSDRYRDGYRDGYRDGPRRDMDRYGGRDRYDDRGSRDYDRGYDSRIGSGRRAFGSGYRRDDDYRGGGDRYEDRYDRRDDRSWSSRDDYSRDDYRRDDRGPPQRPKLNLKPRSTPKEDDSSASTSQSTRAASIFGGAKPVDTAAREREVEERLQKEQEKLQRQLDEPKLERRPRERHPSWRSEETQERERSRTGSESSQTGTSTTSSRNARRRESEKSLENETLNKEEDCHSPTSKPPKPDQPLKVMPAPPPKENAWVKRSSNPPARSQSSDTEQQSPTSGGGKVAPAQPSEEGPGRKDENKVDGMNAPKGQTGNSSRGPGDGGNRDHWKESDRKDGKKDQDSRSAPEPKKPEENPASKFSSASKYAALSVDGEDENEGEDYAE, from the exons ATGGCGGCCTCAG caaaaaagaagaataagaagggGAAGACTATCTCCCTAACAGACTTTCTGGCTGAGGATGGGGGTACTGGTGGAGGAAGCACCTATGTTTCCAAACCAGTCAGCTGGGCTGATGAAACGGATGACCTGGAAGGAGATG TTTCGACCACTTGGCACAGTAACGATGACGATGTGTATAGGGCGCCTCCAATTGACCGTTCCATCCTTCCCACTGCTCCACGGGCTGCTCGGGAACCCAATATCGACCGGAGCCGTCTTCCCAAATCGCCACCCTACACTGCTTTTCTAGGAAACCTACCCTATGATGTTACAGAAGAGTCAATTAAGGAATTCTTTCGAGGATTAAAT ATCAGTGCAGTGCGTTTACCACGTGAACCCAGCAATCCAGAGAGGTTGAAAGGTTTTGGTTATGCTGAATTTGAGGACCTGGATTCCCTGCTCAGTGCCCTGAGTCTCAATGAAGAG TCTCTAGGTAACAGGAGAATTCGAGTGGACGTTGCTGATCAAGCACAGGATAAAG ACAGGGATGATCGTTCTTTTGGCCGTGATAGAAATCGGGATTCTGACAAAACAGATACAGACTGGAGGGCTCGTCCTGCTACAGACAGCTTTGATGACTACCCACCTAGAAGAGGTGATGATAGCTTTGGAGACA AGTATCGAGATCGTTATGATTCAGACCGGTATCGGGATGGGTATCGGGATGGGTATCGGGATGGCCCACGCCGGGATATGGATCGATATGGTGGCCGGGATCGCTATGATGACCGAGGCAGCAGAGACTATGATAGAG GCTATGATTCCCGGATAGGCAGTGGCAGAAGAGCATTTGGCAGTGGGTATCGCAGGGATGATGACTACAGAGGAGGCGGGGACCGCTATGAAGACCGATATGACAGACGGGATGATCGGTCGTGGAGCTCCAGAGATGATTACTCTCGGGATGATTATAGGCGTGATGATAGAg GTCCCCCCCAAAGACCCAAACTGAATCTAAAGCCTCGGAGTACTCCTAAGGAAGATGATTCCTCTGCTAGTACCTCCCAGTCCACTCGAGCTGCTTCTATCTTTGGAGGGGCAAAGCCTGTTGACACAGCTGCTAGAGAAAGAGAAGTAGAAGAACGGCTACAGAAGGAACAAGAGAAGTTGCAGCGTCAGCTGGATGAGCCAAAACTAGAACGACGGCCTCGGGAGAG ACACCCAAGCTGGCGAAGTGAAGAAACTCAGGAACGGGAACGGTCGAGGACAGGAAGTGAGTCATCACAAACTGGGACCTCCACCACATCTAGCAGAA ATGCAcgaaggagagagagtgagaagtcTCTAGAAAATGAAACACTCAATAAGGAGGAAGATTGCCACTCTCCAACTTCTAAACCTCCCAAACCTGATCAGCCCCTAAAGGTAATGCCAGCCCCTCCACCAAAGGAGAATGCTTGGGTGAAGCGAAGTTCTAACCCTCCTGCTCGATCTCAGAGCTCAGACACAGAGCAGCAGTCCCCTACAAG TGGTGGGGGAAAAGTAGCTCCAGCTCAACCATCTGAGGAAGGACCAGGAAGGAAAG ATGAAAATAAAGTAGATGGGATGAATGCCCCAAAAGGCCAAACTGGGAACTCTAGCCGTGGTCCAGGCGACGGAGGGAACAGAGACCACTGGAAGGAGTCAGATAG GAAAGATGGCAAAAAGGATCAAGACTCCAGATCTGCACCTGAGCCAAAGAAACCTGAGGAAAATCCAGCTTCC AAGTTCAGTTCTGCAAGCAAGTATGCTGCTCTCTCTGTTGATGGTGAAGATGAAAATGAGGGAGAAGATTATGCCGAATAG